The Thunnus albacares chromosome 21, fThuAlb1.1, whole genome shotgun sequence genome window below encodes:
- the LOC122972769 gene encoding uncharacterized protein LOC122972769 isoform X2: MARIQMFLLAAKKSDHVMTHAVCVALAVITQLCSIVFCSLAKDSTVPNALFKTSSRNVSETFPLEVTMDWWSESNWILTDIWSMAWLTHAMVGLCKRNVLGPVSCNPEIHSPVFYLMWVMINIARTYIIIMWDEHNVFGAVILTWFLPALSFYMLYMSYYNLNECKAWLAINNPDEIGWIRYLTQNGLALFAWWTLLKADVGLGIVLKYKAGLQDPLVSTIVLTVVLLCTLTWFIMQSFLFTKYMRYTFTVYAILILGLGAMFTRSYRIHDFAANTVYCGFLMLMMTIMSSVHLMSICLYKPPAMEPYVTSESCQTVCQPEGRSQQKLQN; this comes from the exons ATGGCGAGAATCCAGATGTTCCTCCTCGCAGCGAAAAAGAGTGACCATGTAATGACACATGCTGTATGCGTTGCCCTGGCTGTCATTACTCAGCTATGCTCAATAGTCTTCTGTAGTCTGGCAAAGGACAGCACCGTGCCCAACG CTCTGTTTAAGACCTCATCCAGGAATGTGTCTGAGACCTTCCCCCTGGAGGTGACTATGGACTGGTGGTCAGAGAGCAACTGGATTTTGACTGACATTTGGTCAATGGCTTGGCTCACGCATGCAATGGTCGGACTCTGTAAAAG AAATGTCCTCGGTCCTGTGTCATGCAATCCGGAAATCCACTCTCCAGTCTTTTATCTGATGTGGGTCATGATTAACATTGCAAGAACCTACATTATCATTATGTGGGATGAACA CAATGTATTTGGAGCGGTCATCCTGACATGGTTTCTACCAGCCCTCAGCTTCTACATGCTCTACATGTCCTACTACAACCTCAACGAGTGCAAAGCCTGGCTAGCCATCAACAACCCTGATGAGATCGGGTGGATTCGTTACCTG ACACAGAATGGGTTGGCACTATTTGCCTGGTGGACTCTCTTGAAAGCTGACGTGGGTCTTGGCATCGTGCTCAAGTACAAAGCTGGTCTACAGGACCCACTGGTCAGCACCATTGTCCTCACCGTAGTCCTCTTGTGCACTCTAACCTG GTTCATCATGCAGAGCTTCCTGTTCACCAAGTACATGCGCTACACATTCACTGTGTACGCCATTCTCATTCTGGGCCTGGGTGCAATGTTCACCAGAAGCTATCGCATTCATGACTTTGCTGCAAACACAGTCTATTGTG GGTTTCTTATGCTAATGATGACCATCATGAGCTCAGTCCATTTGATGTCTATATGTCTGTACAAACCTCCTGCCATGGAGCCCTATGTGACATCTGAGAGCTGCCAGACAGTGTGCCAACCTGAAGGCAGGAGCCAACAAAAACTGCAGAACTGA
- the LOC122972769 gene encoding uncharacterized protein LOC122972769 isoform X1, with protein sequence MARIQMFLLAAKKSDHVMTHAVCVALAVITQLCSIVFCSLAKDSTVPNALFKTSSRNVSETFPLEVTMDWWSESNWILTDIWSMAWLTHAMVGLCKRNVLGPVSCNPEIHSPVFYLMWVMINIARTYIIIMWDEHNVFGAVILTWFLPALSFYMLYMSYYNLNECKAWLAINNPDEIGWIRYLTQNGLALFAWWTLLKADVGLGIVLKYKAGLQDPLVSTIVLTVVLLCTLTWFIMQSFLFTKYMRYTFTVYAILILGLGAMFTRSYRIHDFAANTVYCGKILPKSSKCTFKCHICESSSWFLLSPGFLMLMMTIMSSVHLMSICLYKPPAMEPYVTSESCQTVCQPEGRSQQKLQN encoded by the exons ATGGCGAGAATCCAGATGTTCCTCCTCGCAGCGAAAAAGAGTGACCATGTAATGACACATGCTGTATGCGTTGCCCTGGCTGTCATTACTCAGCTATGCTCAATAGTCTTCTGTAGTCTGGCAAAGGACAGCACCGTGCCCAACG CTCTGTTTAAGACCTCATCCAGGAATGTGTCTGAGACCTTCCCCCTGGAGGTGACTATGGACTGGTGGTCAGAGAGCAACTGGATTTTGACTGACATTTGGTCAATGGCTTGGCTCACGCATGCAATGGTCGGACTCTGTAAAAG AAATGTCCTCGGTCCTGTGTCATGCAATCCGGAAATCCACTCTCCAGTCTTTTATCTGATGTGGGTCATGATTAACATTGCAAGAACCTACATTATCATTATGTGGGATGAACA CAATGTATTTGGAGCGGTCATCCTGACATGGTTTCTACCAGCCCTCAGCTTCTACATGCTCTACATGTCCTACTACAACCTCAACGAGTGCAAAGCCTGGCTAGCCATCAACAACCCTGATGAGATCGGGTGGATTCGTTACCTG ACACAGAATGGGTTGGCACTATTTGCCTGGTGGACTCTCTTGAAAGCTGACGTGGGTCTTGGCATCGTGCTCAAGTACAAAGCTGGTCTACAGGACCCACTGGTCAGCACCATTGTCCTCACCGTAGTCCTCTTGTGCACTCTAACCTG GTTCATCATGCAGAGCTTCCTGTTCACCAAGTACATGCGCTACACATTCACTGTGTACGCCATTCTCATTCTGGGCCTGGGTGCAATGTTCACCAGAAGCTATCGCATTCATGACTTTGCTGCAAACACAGTCTATTGTGGTAAGATCTTACCCAAGAGTAGTAAATGTACATTTAAGTGTCATATTTGTGAAAGCTCATCATGGTTTTTATTATCTCCAGGGTTTCTTATGCTAATGATGACCATCATGAGCTCAGTCCATTTGATGTCTATATGTCTGTACAAACCTCCTGCCATGGAGCCCTATGTGACATCTGAGAGCTGCCAGACAGTGTGCCAACCTGAAGGCAGGAGCCAACAAAAACTGCAGAACTGA